Proteins encoded in a region of the Bacillus sp. T3 genome:
- a CDS encoding InlB B-repeat-containing protein, whose product MKRLISIFLIIIMMVYIHQGTLAQATELTSDITVNTEDELVMALANEDISSVTIGNDIEISKNNLININGDKKSIKGNNHVLHITNGDISFTSNVKLDEFSNIKMNSNNQINLILKYGGIIDNLQGDKINVDSNSSLELYRSSVAYIKIENGPASKIVDSMINGQGVYLDKSPNTIIDYVTINLGDTYGYGIYLATYSNTDISNTTITGGYYGIYANLNGMSSNITNTKISGSKQYGIYNSGDVNGSTLVLSNVEISETGSYGIYNKGAYSQGTITIAPETNLTLNTGNNIGIYQENGYLNDWGKVIHNGNQFTLLNSNSSTINDPNENMKLIHQVGPITLFNSINRSGEEVVLGTVQVKTEEELRNALLDEKVNNVQLINDIEIINPLSIEVKGILKKLIGENFKLNFVDGVNPQITANQFLEIENLTINNDNSGGIILEKGGILNNIISTKIRVSSTGEAHISNSELEGISINNGNHSKIISSNIGSSGIYFYFSQNTIIDNVNINLGDTYNSGIMLSTFTSSDISNTTVNGGYYGIYANLNGMSANITNTKISGSKQYGIYNSGDVNGSTLVLSNVEISDTGSYGIYNKGAYSQGTITITPETNLTINTLNSIGIYQENGYLNVLGKIIDNGNQYTILNSNGSAINDPIENMKLIHQIGPITLFNSLNKSGEEVILETVQVKTEEELRNALLDEKVNNVQLINDIEIFKPLSIEVRGILKKLIGGNFKLIFGEDVSPQITADQFLEIENLTINNDITGGLILNKGGILNNIISTKIRVSSTGEAHVRNSDLEGISINNGNNSKIISSNIGSSGIYFYFSQNTIIDNVNINLGDTNNNGIMLSTFTSSDISNTTITGGYYGIYASLNGMSANITNTKISGSKQYGIYNSGDVNGSTLVLSNVEISDTGGYGIYNTGGYSQGSITIAPETNLTLKTGNNIGIYQENGHFDLNGNIISENSGIIISSDYKSQINDNNNQLVCLNPTTDSFKDYVLMEKTYVETIILTGAGNETTVGLNKNLQINASVVPSDATDKTVTWSVESGTGTANISPTGVLTGLSSGTVIVKATANDGSGISGSITIKVVISVNFESQGGSSVAGIIVDYGSLISVPQAPTRTGFTFGGWYKDAACTNPWDFSIDTITSDTTLYAKWKINSYSVTFNSQGGTFVPSTITNYDTLIVAPKKPTRIGYTFVGWYKEPTYSNAWNFSLNRVTSNTTLYGEWVKNPSAPISIKASSSSYDSISLSWGAVLGATGYEIYRATSSAGNYSLISRTSEPNYSNTGLVTNTTYYFKVKAYKISGNIKAYSDFSIVVSVKPTFSAPINLKAVGISPSSIKLTWNGVSEAHGYEIYRSTSSNGTYSLLAETTSLFYTNSGLESGKAYFYRVRSYRISGSTKVYSSWTPVIYIIN is encoded by the coding sequence ATGAAAAGATTAATTTCGATATTTTTAATAATTATAATGATGGTATATATACATCAAGGAACTTTAGCTCAAGCGACCGAGTTAACATCAGATATTACAGTGAATACCGAAGATGAACTTGTTATGGCCTTAGCTAATGAGGATATTAGTTCGGTTACTATTGGAAATGATATTGAGATATCTAAAAATAATTTAATCAATATTAATGGAGATAAAAAATCCATTAAAGGGAACAATCATGTTTTACATATTACTAATGGCGATATTAGTTTTACTAGTAACGTAAAGTTAGATGAATTTAGTAATATAAAAATGAACTCCAATAATCAAATAAACTTAATACTAAAATATGGTGGAATTATTGATAATTTACAAGGAGATAAGATAAATGTAGATAGCAATAGTAGCTTAGAATTATATCGGTCTAGTGTAGCTTATATAAAAATTGAAAATGGACCTGCAAGTAAAATAGTTGATTCAATGATAAACGGGCAAGGTGTATATTTGGATAAATCTCCAAACACGATAATAGATTATGTAACCATAAACTTAGGTGATACATATGGTTATGGAATCTATTTAGCTACTTATTCAAATACGGACATATCAAATACAACTATAACTGGAGGATATTACGGAATCTATGCAAACTTGAATGGGATGTCATCTAACATAACAAATACAAAGATTAGCGGCAGTAAGCAATATGGCATTTACAATAGTGGTGATGTTAATGGAAGTACTTTAGTCCTTTCTAATGTTGAAATATCGGAAACAGGAAGCTACGGCATTTATAACAAAGGAGCGTATTCCCAAGGTACTATTACAATAGCTCCGGAGACAAATTTAACACTTAACACTGGGAACAACATTGGGATTTATCAGGAAAATGGATATTTGAACGATTGGGGAAAAGTCATTCATAACGGAAATCAATTTACGCTACTTAATAGCAATAGTTCTACAATTAATGACCCAAATGAAAATATGAAGTTAATACATCAGGTTGGTCCGATTACATTATTTAATTCCATAAATAGATCTGGGGAAGAAGTTGTTTTGGGGACTGTCCAAGTGAAAACGGAAGAGGAATTACGTAATGCATTGTTAGATGAGAAGGTAAATAATGTCCAACTCATCAATGATATTGAAATTATTAACCCATTAAGTATTGAAGTTAAGGGAATCCTCAAGAAGTTAATTGGTGAAAATTTTAAGTTAAATTTTGTTGATGGTGTAAACCCACAAATAACAGCAAATCAATTTTTGGAAATTGAAAATCTAACTATTAATAATGATAATTCAGGAGGCATAATACTTGAAAAGGGCGGTATTCTTAACAACATTATTTCAACTAAAATAAGAGTATCTTCTACTGGAGAAGCACACATAAGTAATAGTGAATTAGAAGGGATATCGATTAACAATGGGAACCATTCAAAAATAATAAGTTCTAATATTGGTTCATCAGGCATATATTTTTATTTTAGCCAAAATACAATTATAGACAATGTGAATATTAATCTAGGTGATACTTATAATAGTGGGATCATGTTATCGACTTTTACAAGCTCTGACATTTCCAATACAACCGTAAATGGAGGATATTACGGAATCTATGCAAACTTGAATGGGATGTCAGCTAACATAACCAATACAAAGATAAGCGGCAGTAAGCAATATGGCATTTACAATAGTGGTGATGTTAATGGAAGTACTTTAGTCCTTTCAAATGTTGAAATTTCTGATACAGGAAGCTACGGCATATATAACAAAGGAGCGTATTCCCAAGGTACAATTACAATAACTCCGGAAACAAATTTAACAATAAACACTTTGAACAGCATTGGGATTTATCAGGAAAACGGATATTTGAACGTTTTGGGAAAGATCATTGATAATGGAAATCAATACACCATCCTTAATAGTAATGGTTCTGCCATTAACGACCCAATTGAAAATATGAAGTTAATACATCAGATTGGTCCGATCACATTATTTAATTCCTTAAATAAATCTGGGGAAGAAGTTATTTTGGAGACTGTCCAAGTGAAAACGGAAGAGGAATTACGTAACGCATTGCTAGATGAGAAGGTAAATAATGTTCAACTCATTAATGATATAGAAATTTTCAAACCATTAAGTATTGAAGTTAGGGGAATCCTCAAGAAGTTAATAGGAGGAAATTTCAAGTTAATTTTCGGTGAAGATGTATCTCCACAAATAACAGCAGATCAGTTTTTAGAAATTGAAAATCTAACTATTAACAATGATATTACTGGAGGCTTAATACTTAATAAGGGAGGTATTCTAAACAACATTATTTCAACTAAAATAAGAGTATCCTCTACAGGAGAAGCACACGTAAGGAATAGTGATTTAGAAGGAATATCGATTAACAATGGGAACAATTCAAAAATAATAAGTTCTAATATTGGTTCATCAGGCATATATTTTTATTTTAGCCAAAATACAATCATTGACAATGTGAATATTAATCTAGGTGATACTAATAATAACGGGATTATGTTATCGACTTTTACAAGCTCTGACATTTCTAATACAACAATAACTGGAGGATATTACGGAATCTATGCAAGTCTGAATGGGATGTCAGCTAACATAACCAATACAAAGATAAGCGGAAGTAAGCAATATGGCATTTACAATAGTGGTGATGTTAATGGAAGTACTTTAGTCCTTTCAAATGTTGAAATTTCTGATACAGGTGGCTACGGCATTTATAACACAGGAGGATATTCGCAAGGTTCGATAACAATAGCACCTGAGACAAATCTGACACTTAAAACAGGTAATAATATTGGGATATATCAGGAGAATGGACACTTTGATTTGAATGGCAACATTATTAGTGAAAATTCAGGGATAATTATTTCATCAGACTATAAGTCGCAAATTAATGATAATAATAACCAATTAGTTTGTTTAAACCCTACAACAGACTCATTTAAGGATTATGTTCTAATGGAAAAGACATATGTTGAAACTATAATCCTCACAGGTGCAGGCAATGAAACAACTGTGGGACTTAATAAAAATTTACAAATTAATGCTTCTGTCGTCCCATCAGATGCAACTGACAAAACAGTTACTTGGAGTGTGGAAAGCGGTACAGGTACCGCAAATATAAGCCCAACTGGAGTTTTAACTGGATTAAGTTCGGGGACTGTGATAGTTAAAGCTACCGCTAATGATGGTTCAGGAATTTCTGGTTCAATTACTATAAAAGTTGTCATTTCTGTTAACTTTGAAAGTCAGGGAGGAAGCAGTGTAGCAGGAATTATTGTTGATTACGGCAGTTTAATTTCAGTTCCGCAAGCACCAACAAGAACGGGATTTACTTTTGGTGGATGGTATAAAGACGCTGCTTGTACAAATCCATGGGATTTTTCAATAGATACAATCACGAGTGATACTACACTTTATGCAAAATGGAAAATAAACTCGTATTCAGTTACGTTTAATAGCCAAGGAGGGACATTTGTACCATCTACCATAACAAACTATGATACTTTAATTGTTGCGCCTAAAAAGCCAACTAGAATAGGTTATACGTTTGTTGGTTGGTACAAAGAACCTACCTATTCCAATGCTTGGAATTTTAGTTTAAATAGAGTAACATCAAATACCACATTATACGGAGAATGGGTCAAAAATCCATCAGCACCGATATCAATAAAGGCTTCCTCATCATCGTATGATAGTATTAGTTTAAGTTGGGGAGCAGTATTAGGTGCCACTGGTTATGAAATTTATCGAGCCACATCTAGCGCTGGAAATTATTCCTTGATATCAAGGACATCGGAACCCAATTATAGTAATACTGGACTTGTAACAAATACTACTTACTACTTTAAAGTTAAAGCCTATAAAATTTCTGGAAATATTAAAGCGTACAGTGATTTTTCAATAGTAGTAAGTGTTAAACCGACATTTTCTGCTCCTATAAATTTAAAAGCGGTTGGTATAAGTCCTTCTTCAATAAAACTTACCTGGAACGGAGTTAGCGAAGCACATGGTTATGAAATTTACCGTTCTACATCTAGTAATGGTACCTACAGTTTATTAGCAGAAACAACATCCTTATTTTACACAAATTCGGGTTTGGAAAGTGGTAAAGCATACTTTTACAGGGTAAGATCATACAGAATAAGTGGATCCACTAAAGTGTATAGCTCCTGGACACCAGTAATTTATATAATAAATTAA
- a CDS encoding O-antigen ligase family protein, producing the protein MQWGIFVVLSLIFLFTPYQKGLYFPNSLYGIVIFLSLLCVLVVILPFIKKENKFLKTSVVFLLPLWLLIFLPFAETPKGSWDLIIKWVFCVEFFFLLTWSSLNSTIKKAMPLMFHVNGILLSLFMLLNFYGVLNYRDAILNDRFAGAFQYPNTFGMVMALFFFYTLVNLTTEKNKKLVILYSSSLVPFFLCFIMSFSRGMMLVFTLVWLIGLSLLSIRLQLRYILFTALAGISSLIVFISIENGQVSQRQYPGFFILVLMMLFTVAIVLLINKKIRSIKNPKIQKIMLFKFSRLLIPSLVVVSLVLGLLDLKNEGLLFKTLPEGLQKSVSGITLDASTAKERLYLYQDALKMSKDSPLFGFGGGGWATLFNHYQQIPYQATKIHNGYLEWVIDAGWIGLILLICIFSYLSYLLLKSRNSEEKSIVYVAIFIALLSAAAHSFIDFDLSYGTVLLLIFWLFAMGISKEQLLFNPMLSKKIFSKATSIKFIYICIVALALITSYKAYNYYDARQLYIKAVQKKNISSKEELMNQTISKDPDNIKYYLDLSNTYMAEGLMNNKAKENSQNLILKMTAVEPNNSVVLHSAALLSQKIGDNNKAIKYYDLCLKYDRYNSKLYEDSIEFKIKLALLYLNRNEKTSANTLLNSALKDFNQINKWKNHYNKLHLGEEFNSREFHITGPIYYYSSLAYFIKGDFQQSNALLSKITDEEDIYLNAVTLRIMSLEKMGKLEESQKLYSNTINDHNELLKKLNEYKKFLDK; encoded by the coding sequence ATGCAATGGGGAATTTTTGTTGTTTTATCTTTAATCTTTTTATTTACACCTTATCAAAAAGGACTTTACTTTCCGAACAGTCTATATGGAATCGTAATTTTTCTATCTTTACTATGCGTCCTCGTAGTAATTTTACCGTTTATAAAAAAAGAGAATAAGTTCCTAAAAACTAGCGTAGTATTTTTGTTACCACTTTGGTTACTAATCTTTCTTCCTTTTGCTGAAACACCAAAAGGATCCTGGGATTTAATTATTAAGTGGGTCTTCTGTGTAGAATTCTTTTTTTTACTCACATGGAGCTCGTTAAACTCGACTATCAAAAAAGCTATGCCCTTGATGTTTCATGTAAATGGGATATTGCTTTCCCTTTTCATGCTTCTTAATTTTTATGGAGTATTGAACTACCGTGATGCCATTCTGAATGACCGTTTTGCAGGAGCCTTTCAATATCCAAATACTTTTGGAATGGTTATGGCATTATTCTTTTTTTACACCTTAGTAAATCTAACAACAGAAAAAAATAAAAAACTAGTGATTCTTTACTCAAGTTCACTAGTACCTTTCTTTCTTTGCTTCATTATGTCCTTTTCAAGGGGAATGATGCTTGTATTTACACTAGTATGGCTAATAGGATTATCACTACTTTCTATTCGACTCCAATTAAGATATATATTATTTACCGCATTAGCCGGAATTAGTTCATTAATCGTCTTTATATCAATTGAGAACGGCCAAGTATCACAAAGACAGTATCCAGGATTTTTTATTTTAGTATTAATGATGTTGTTTACTGTTGCTATTGTCCTTCTTATAAATAAAAAAATTAGATCAATTAAAAATCCAAAGATACAAAAAATAATGTTATTTAAATTCTCTCGTCTACTTATCCCCTCCTTGGTAGTCGTATCATTAGTTTTAGGTTTACTAGACCTTAAAAACGAAGGGCTTCTTTTCAAAACCTTACCAGAAGGACTTCAAAAGAGCGTTTCTGGAATTACATTGGATGCCTCGACTGCAAAGGAACGACTTTATCTATATCAAGATGCATTAAAAATGAGTAAGGATTCTCCATTGTTTGGTTTTGGAGGAGGCGGTTGGGCTACTTTGTTCAATCATTATCAACAAATTCCTTATCAGGCAACCAAAATCCATAACGGATATTTAGAATGGGTCATTGATGCTGGATGGATTGGATTAATATTATTAATCTGTATTTTTTCTTATCTTAGTTATTTATTATTGAAATCTAGAAATTCTGAAGAAAAAAGCATCGTTTATGTTGCTATTTTTATTGCACTGCTTTCTGCTGCTGCTCACAGTTTTATAGACTTTGATTTATCATATGGAACTGTTTTGCTCCTTATCTTCTGGCTTTTTGCAATGGGTATATCAAAAGAACAACTCTTATTTAATCCAATGTTATCAAAAAAAATATTCTCTAAAGCCACTAGTATAAAGTTTATCTATATTTGCATTGTTGCCCTTGCACTTATCACAAGTTATAAGGCATACAACTACTACGATGCAAGACAACTGTACATTAAAGCGGTTCAGAAAAAAAACATCTCCTCTAAAGAAGAGTTAATGAATCAAACTATATCAAAAGATCCTGACAATATTAAATATTATTTGGATCTAAGTAATACTTATATGGCAGAAGGCTTGATGAATAATAAGGCAAAAGAAAATTCACAAAACTTGATTTTAAAAATGACTGCCGTTGAACCTAACAATTCAGTTGTCCTTCATAGTGCAGCACTTTTGTCACAAAAAATAGGAGATAACAATAAAGCAATAAAATATTATGATTTATGCTTAAAATATGATCGTTATAACTCCAAGCTATATGAAGATAGTATTGAGTTTAAAATTAAATTAGCCCTTCTATATTTAAACCGTAATGAAAAGACAAGTGCAAATACATTATTAAACTCCGCTCTAAAAGATTTTAATCAAATTAATAAATGGAAGAATCATTACAATAAACTCCATTTAGGAGAAGAATTTAACAGCAGAGAATTCCATATTACTGGACCAATCTATTATTATTCTTCTTTAGCTTACTTTATTAAGGGTGACTTTCAACAAAGTAATGCTCTTTTATCAAAAATAACGGACGAAGAGGACATTTATTTAAATGCTGTTACATTAAGAATTATGTCCCTTGAAAAAATGGGTAAGCTGGAAGAATCCCAAAAACTTTATTCAAATACTATAAATGATCATAATGAGTTACTAAAAAAATTAAATGAATACAAAAAATTCCTAGATAAATAG
- a CDS encoding VWA domain-containing protein, which produces MKPTKKLLLLLSVLFFALFSNNLNVFAADDLQMQVDLTTSNDSYNPDEEIKYDLKVTNPTVHKRTNIKVTTTLPEELEVLSSSAKQTANKLTWKIDSLDPKAENVLTFSVKLPKKAATATPTPPASESTDNGSKTDNTSNNNKDSKVTNDIDAPKTGDPTNFTLYISLLILSSIVLGISVWAIKKKQVKKSLTFLLIFALLSSSAPFIQAEEKKEEVTKTHTVTIQGKEYTITTEVEASYEIILQSGKWVKNPDTQALGWEASWEEIPNADSYNVYRGFAEDEFALIGENLQETNFVDEGFNLNGFTYYYVVAVENGVEGSRSNVTVIDGSKDTDKDSLSDTQEEYYGSNVKNTDTDDDGLPDGYEVKQTQTDPTKEDTDTNGTSDGDEDLDQDGLTNKKELELGTEPSKGDSDFDGLVDLEEVKLGTNALSPDTDEDGLEDGFERENGFNPLKKDTNDNGILDSDEVGEFTTEVPLIEKDDHVTPSVSITSKAIDAATTSITNLEGVDSFLSEEIPGYMGAGFDFTTEVEFDEAAMTFQYDESFNGQSIRPEIYYYNEEQQRLEKLENQVHDPNSRTVTATVTHFSKYILLNGVEWDKAWENEIVPPNYNNEGNLKKIDVVFSIDSSGSMDWEDPSDLRKTAAKSFVEKLTEEDRAAVVDFDYYATTLVNLTTDKDAVQYAIDTIDSSGGTDLYVGVKEAIDEIVANGDENNFRFVIFLTDGDGYWDDSAIDYANENNVTIYTIGLGANVQQSLLERIATETGGKYFFASSADKLDEIFDETAEETIDYVKDSDTDGIPDWYEINGLRLGNGVTVKTDYLVRDEDKDGLLDGEEIVPSNFIGDWAEGIYFKMISDPRQKDSDFDGAPDDEEKPDNRLVYNLSQKHKVLITDLSYVNVENWINLHKGKDVTELDGIDEKYDELVGWKVIDSENSHNLGFGFGAIALKKGKQVVISYRGSDGTSDWLFANRQILIENNNDQAEDAKEFTADIMLETKDKDVQVYLTGHSLGGFLTQAVAYDMYENKLSDVVFWKKNKEAIEKALNKKDYFQGATTYNSAFFLPERKSNAKKTAIPFSDIYKTKYDNVVYNYAMTGDMLYMAETFLYSDKPQTEGRMGSRTIFGKQYNYDITPLVDAIITGTNGDIKRELGNLSDEVKARHSLNNFYKYTTEMAKNEEEF; this is translated from the coding sequence ATGAAACCAACTAAGAAATTACTTTTACTATTATCTGTTCTATTTTTTGCTCTATTTAGTAACAATTTAAACGTTTTTGCAGCAGACGATTTACAAATGCAGGTAGACCTAACGACTAGTAATGATAGCTACAATCCTGATGAAGAAATCAAATATGATTTAAAGGTTACAAATCCCACAGTACATAAAAGAACAAATATAAAGGTTACCACAACATTACCAGAGGAATTAGAAGTACTTAGTTCCTCCGCTAAACAAACTGCTAATAAGCTAACTTGGAAGATTGATAGCTTGGATCCAAAAGCAGAAAATGTTTTAACTTTCAGTGTGAAACTTCCTAAAAAAGCCGCAACAGCAACACCAACACCTCCTGCTTCAGAATCAACTGATAACGGAAGCAAAACGGATAACACTTCGAACAATAACAAAGACAGTAAGGTTACGAATGATATTGACGCTCCAAAAACGGGTGATCCCACGAATTTCACCCTATATATATCTCTATTAATCCTATCCTCAATCGTATTAGGTATATCCGTTTGGGCGATTAAAAAGAAACAGGTTAAGAAGAGCCTAACCTTCTTATTAATTTTTGCTCTACTTTCTTCATCTGCTCCATTTATTCAAGCAGAAGAAAAGAAAGAAGAAGTTACGAAAACTCATACGGTTACTATACAAGGTAAAGAGTATACGATTACAACAGAGGTTGAAGCAAGCTATGAAATCATTCTTCAATCTGGTAAATGGGTAAAAAACCCTGATACACAAGCACTAGGTTGGGAGGCATCATGGGAGGAAATTCCGAATGCTGATTCTTATAACGTGTACAGAGGCTTTGCAGAGGATGAATTTGCGTTAATTGGAGAAAACTTACAAGAGACTAACTTCGTTGATGAAGGCTTTAATTTAAACGGATTTACCTATTATTATGTTGTTGCTGTTGAAAATGGTGTAGAAGGATCTAGATCCAATGTCACTGTAATAGACGGCTCAAAGGATACTGATAAAGACAGTTTGTCCGATACGCAAGAAGAGTACTATGGTTCTAATGTTAAAAATACCGATACGGATGATGACGGTCTCCCTGATGGGTATGAAGTCAAGCAAACTCAAACAGATCCTACCAAAGAAGATACTGATACTAATGGTACGTCTGATGGAGATGAAGATCTTGATCAAGATGGCTTAACCAATAAAAAAGAACTTGAGCTGGGGACAGAGCCAAGCAAAGGGGATTCAGATTTTGATGGCTTGGTTGACTTAGAGGAAGTTAAATTAGGAACAAATGCCTTGAGTCCGGACACAGATGAAGATGGTTTGGAAGATGGTTTCGAGCGAGAAAACGGATTTAATCCATTGAAAAAGGACACCAATGATAATGGGATATTGGATAGCGATGAAGTAGGCGAATTTACAACCGAAGTTCCATTAATTGAAAAAGACGATCATGTGACTCCAAGTGTTTCGATCACATCGAAGGCAATAGATGCGGCAACCACTTCGATTACAAACTTAGAGGGTGTCGATTCTTTCTTAAGTGAAGAGATTCCTGGTTATATGGGAGCCGGCTTTGATTTTACAACTGAAGTGGAATTTGACGAAGCAGCGATGACATTCCAATACGATGAATCCTTTAATGGGCAATCTATTAGACCAGAAATCTATTATTATAACGAAGAACAACAACGACTAGAAAAATTAGAAAATCAGGTTCACGATCCGAACTCCCGAACTGTTACAGCGACAGTCACCCACTTTAGTAAGTATATATTATTAAATGGAGTGGAGTGGGATAAAGCTTGGGAAAATGAGATTGTGCCCCCAAATTACAATAATGAAGGAAATCTTAAGAAAATAGATGTCGTCTTCTCGATCGACTCGTCCGGCAGTATGGACTGGGAAGACCCTAGTGATTTACGTAAAACAGCAGCAAAATCCTTTGTCGAAAAGCTTACAGAAGAAGATAGAGCGGCCGTAGTTGATTTCGATTACTATGCAACTACTCTTGTTAACCTAACAACCGATAAAGATGCTGTCCAATATGCAATCGACACGATTGATAGCAGTGGTGGTACCGACCTTTATGTTGGTGTGAAGGAAGCAATTGACGAGATTGTAGCAAATGGTGATGAAAATAATTTCCGCTTTGTTATTTTCCTAACAGACGGTGATGGCTATTGGGATGATAGTGCAATTGATTATGCAAATGAAAACAATGTAACCATTTATACAATCGGTTTAGGTGCAAATGTTCAACAAAGTCTACTTGAACGAATTGCGACCGAAACGGGCGGTAAATATTTCTTTGCCTCTAGTGCGGACAAGCTTGATGAAATTTTCGATGAAACTGCTGAAGAAACGATTGATTACGTAAAAGACTCTGATACAGACGGTATTCCAGACTGGTATGAAATAAACGGTTTACGCCTGGGTAATGGAGTTACTGTGAAAACTGACTATTTAGTACGTGATGAAGACAAAGATGGTTTACTAGATGGTGAAGAAATCGTCCCTAGCAACTTTATTGGTGACTGGGCTGAAGGGATATATTTCAAAATGATTTCAGACCCGCGTCAGAAAGATTCTGATTTCGATGGAGCTCCTGATGACGAAGAAAAACCAGACAATCGCTTGGTTTATAATCTATCACAAAAACATAAGGTATTAATCACTGACCTATCCTATGTCAATGTAGAAAACTGGATTAATCTGCACAAAGGGAAAGACGTAACAGAATTGGATGGCATTGACGAAAAGTATGATGAATTGGTTGGTTGGAAGGTTATCGACTCTGAAAACAGCCATAATTTAGGCTTTGGTTTTGGTGCCATTGCCCTTAAAAAAGGAAAACAGGTTGTGATTTCATATAGAGGTTCGGACGGAACAAGTGACTGGTTATTTGCCAACCGACAAATCTTAATCGAGAACAACAACGATCAAGCTGAAGATGCCAAAGAATTTACTGCAGATATTATGCTTGAAACGAAGGACAAAGATGTTCAGGTATACTTAACCGGACATTCACTGGGTGGTTTCCTTACACAAGCGGTAGCCTATGACATGTATGAGAACAAATTATCCGATGTTGTTTTCTGGAAAAAGAATAAAGAAGCGATTGAAAAAGCCCTTAACAAGAAAGATTATTTCCAAGGGGCTACCACTTATAACTCAGCCTTCTTCCTTCCGGAAAGAAAGTCAAATGCTAAGAAAACCGCTATTCCGTTCAGCGATATATATAAAACAAAGTATGACAATGTTGTTTATAACTATGCGATGACTGGTGATATGCTGTATATGGCTGAGACATTCCTTTATTCTGATAAGCCCCAAACTGAAGGAAGAATGGGTTCGAGAACCATTTTTGGTAAGCAGTATAACTATGATATCACCCCTCTTGTCGATGCAATTATTACCGGAACAAACGGTGATATTAAGAGAGAATTAGGCAATTTATCGGATGAAGTGAAAGCCAGACATTCATTAAATAACTTTTACAAATACACAACCGAAATGGCTAAGAATGAGGAGGAATTTTAA
- the srtB gene encoding class B sortase, translating into MNIVNGFLKFLIVISSIGIILAVYFISTSMYSYHKSSEKYKEINTIYQEERKKGNSDVFKKMSSINEDYLGWLSLPNTNIHYPIVKTDNNDFYLSHNFYLEKDKAGAIFMDSKNSSTKLDQNTIIYGHDMKDGSMFGNLSKYLDETYTLNHSLIQTNFLDNTYDWEIFSVSIANESDSEWMKVSFPEQTEFEDFLSKIKNNSSIFTNTKIEQAETILTLSTCSTDDTERLVIHAKLLTKGRETDETN; encoded by the coding sequence ATGAATATCGTCAATGGCTTTTTAAAGTTTTTAATAGTCATAAGTTCAATCGGAATTATTTTAGCAGTATATTTTATTTCAACTAGTATGTATTCCTACCATAAGTCTTCCGAAAAATATAAAGAGATAAATACAATTTATCAGGAAGAACGTAAGAAAGGTAATTCAGATGTATTTAAAAAAATGAGTAGTATTAATGAGGATTATCTCGGATGGCTATCGCTGCCAAATACAAACATCCACTATCCGATTGTAAAAACCGATAATAATGATTTCTATTTATCTCATAATTTTTACTTAGAAAAAGATAAAGCTGGGGCTATTTTTATGGATAGCAAGAATTCATCCACAAAATTAGACCAGAATACCATTATTTACGGGCATGATATGAAAGATGGTAGTATGTTCGGGAATTTATCCAAGTATTTGGATGAGACTTATACACTTAATCACAGCCTAATACAAACTAATTTTCTTGATAATACATATGATTGGGAAATATTTTCGGTTTCGATTGCCAATGAGTCCGATTCAGAATGGATGAAGGTGTCCTTTCCAGAGCAGACCGAATTTGAGGACTTTTTGAGTAAAATAAAAAATAATTCTTCAATTTTTACGAACACAAAAATTGAACAGGCAGAAACTATTCTTACGTTGTCAACGTGTTCAACGGATGATACTGAAAGATTAGTCATACACGCCAAGCTTCTAACCAAGGGGAGAGAAACTGATGAAACCAACTAA